The Dyella caseinilytica genome has a window encoding:
- a CDS encoding enterotoxin codes for MPHSLTLHRSESAVLRHKLLAVGLFAVVAGIAAGTSPSFADTAPESSTFGNAAISVRWERNGAHLGSMVLTDHVNQRDIAVDSPFALTFRDGGKLDAAQLSLLGPIKDVTLKADPNASREAERLSGHAIEASFGDADGRIRVDWQWVQREGSDYLREIVTVTALKKNEDISRIDLLQVKADQAEVIGTVQGSPVVAGKDYFGFEQPLSSSEVRGKQVHLWMDEGLPLPKGQSITYSAVAGVTHDDQLRRDFAAYVERERAHPYRPFLHYNSWYDIGYFTPYTEAEALDRINTFGQELSVKRGVKLDSFLFDDGWDDRSGSWHFSKDFPHGFVPLREAAAKYGAAPGVWLSPWGGYSKPKDERIKNGKAAGYEIIDGGFALSGPKYYQRFHDAVMALLDKDGINQFKFDGTGNVSSVFPGSLFTSDFAAAIQLIDDIRKDKPDTYINLTTGTWASPFWLRYADSIWRGGEDDWHAGVGTEREQWITYRDQQTYENIVIQGPLFPINSLMLHGIIYAQKNTRLNTDPGHDFPNEVHSYFATGTQLQEMYITPSLLSKEDWDTLAEAAKWSRANADVLRDTHWVGGDPGRLNVYGWASWSPAKSIITLRNPDSHPQMAVVDLQRQLELPKTAARRFSVRDVWKSGGSQVPTQLDADHPEVVQLAPFEVLTLELTPQSP; via the coding sequence ATGCCCCATTCATTGACGTTGCATCGTTCCGAAAGCGCGGTACTGCGACACAAGCTGTTGGCAGTTGGGTTGTTTGCGGTGGTTGCCGGCATCGCGGCAGGTACATCGCCTTCGTTCGCCGACACCGCCCCTGAATCCAGCACATTTGGCAATGCGGCGATATCGGTGCGCTGGGAGCGCAATGGCGCGCACCTTGGCAGCATGGTGCTGACCGATCATGTCAATCAGCGTGATATCGCCGTGGACTCGCCTTTCGCGCTGACCTTTCGCGATGGCGGCAAGCTCGATGCCGCGCAGTTGTCCTTGCTCGGTCCGATCAAGGACGTGACGCTCAAAGCTGATCCCAACGCATCGCGTGAAGCGGAACGGTTATCGGGACACGCTATCGAAGCGAGCTTCGGCGATGCGGACGGTCGCATTCGCGTGGATTGGCAATGGGTACAGCGCGAAGGCAGCGATTATTTGCGCGAAATCGTTACCGTCACCGCACTGAAGAAGAACGAGGACATTTCGCGCATCGATCTGCTGCAGGTCAAGGCGGATCAGGCCGAAGTGATTGGCACGGTGCAGGGCTCGCCGGTGGTGGCGGGGAAGGACTATTTCGGCTTCGAACAACCTTTGTCGAGCAGTGAAGTCCGAGGCAAGCAGGTTCACTTGTGGATGGACGAGGGCTTGCCTTTGCCCAAGGGGCAATCGATCACCTATTCGGCCGTGGCCGGCGTCACCCACGACGATCAATTGCGGCGCGATTTTGCGGCCTATGTCGAACGTGAGCGGGCGCATCCTTACCGGCCATTCCTGCACTACAACTCGTGGTATGACATCGGCTACTTCACGCCCTATACGGAGGCCGAAGCGCTGGACCGTATTAATACCTTCGGGCAGGAATTGAGCGTCAAGCGTGGTGTGAAACTCGATTCATTCCTGTTCGATGACGGTTGGGACGATCGCAGCGGCAGCTGGCATTTCAGCAAGGATTTTCCGCACGGCTTTGTGCCCTTGCGTGAGGCGGCTGCGAAATATGGTGCGGCACCCGGCGTGTGGCTGTCACCGTGGGGCGGCTACAGCAAGCCGAAGGATGAGCGCATCAAGAACGGCAAGGCGGCCGGTTACGAGATCATCGATGGCGGTTTCGCGCTGTCCGGCCCCAAGTACTACCAGCGGTTCCATGACGCGGTGATGGCATTGTTGGACAAGGATGGCATCAACCAATTCAAGTTCGACGGTACCGGCAATGTCAGCAGTGTGTTTCCTGGCAGTTTATTTACCAGCGATTTCGCCGCGGCGATTCAGCTGATCGACGATATCCGCAAGGACAAACCCGATACCTACATCAACCTCACCACGGGCACGTGGGCTTCACCGTTCTGGCTGCGTTACGCCGATTCAATCTGGCGTGGCGGTGAGGATGACTGGCATGCTGGCGTGGGTACCGAGCGCGAACAGTGGATCACCTATCGCGACCAGCAAACCTACGAAAACATCGTGATCCAGGGGCCATTGTTTCCGATCAATTCGTTGATGCTTCACGGCATCATCTATGCGCAGAAAAACACGCGCCTGAATACCGATCCGGGGCACGACTTCCCCAACGAAGTGCATTCCTACTTTGCTACCGGTACGCAGCTGCAGGAGATGTACATCACGCCGTCTCTGTTGAGCAAGGAAGACTGGGATACGTTGGCCGAGGCGGCGAAATGGTCGCGGGCCAATGCGGATGTGCTGCGCGATACGCATTGGGTCGGCGGTGATCCGGGGCGGCTCAATGTGTACGGTTGGGCATCGTGGTCACCGGCCAAATCGATCATCACCTTGCGCAATCCGGATTCGCATCCGCAGATGGCCGTGGTCGACCTGCAACGTCAGCTGGAATTGCCGAAAACGGCGGCTCGCCGATTCAGTGTGCGTGATGTCTGGAAGAGCGGCGGCAGCCAAGTGCCGACGCAGTTGGATGCCGATCATCCCGAAGTGGTGCAGCTTGCGCCGTTCGAGGTGTTGACGCTGGAGCTGACACCGCAGTCGCCATGA
- a CDS encoding beta-galactosidase — protein sequence MTEPIPDGKHHRFELSHQHFLLDGTPFQIRSGEMHPARIPHEYWLHRIRMAKAMGLNTIAIYLMWNFLESEPGIFDLTTGRRDFARFIQLCQQEGMWVYLRPGPYVCGEWDMGGLPPYLLRDPTIRVRTKDDKRYMDAVARYMDAVAPRLAPLMVSRGGPILMVQIENEYASFGHDLDYLLRLRAMWQQRGIEGPFSIADGLAEIQKTHTYVPGAALGLDGDTDFAAAQLIAGEAPVWQGEGYPGWITHWGDLDFARGNFTGTLRKLLAEGRSFNMYVVHGGTNFGFTAGGNAHNDYSGFEPVITSYDYGAPINERGEATADYHAFRKLMAAHVPHALPAPPAAPPTVHFDEVYAKPFACIWDNLPMPARQVEKPNPNEMLFAQDHGMVIYRKTLSTGGMLHIEGLRDYGTVFSEGKYLDYLSRVEKPGLHAMQHVDVPPPANGAGAILDILVDSFGHVNFGQAMYDFKGIVGAVTLDGEELKDWQAFPFPLDEAYVTGLPPMTATSSIRPGMFFKAIIELDKLGDCYIDMSAWDKGYLWVNGQLLGRYWRIGPQQRLYCPASWLAHGRNELLVFDMHRVSATPISCSDRLQG from the coding sequence GTGACTGAGCCGATTCCAGACGGCAAGCATCACCGCTTCGAACTCAGTCATCAGCATTTCCTGCTCGATGGCACACCGTTCCAGATCCGCAGCGGCGAAATGCATCCTGCACGCATTCCGCACGAATACTGGCTGCATCGCATCCGTATGGCCAAAGCGATGGGGTTGAATACCATCGCGATCTACCTGATGTGGAATTTCCTGGAGAGCGAGCCGGGCATCTTCGACCTGACCACCGGGCGCCGCGATTTTGCGCGCTTTATCCAGCTATGCCAGCAGGAAGGCATGTGGGTCTACCTGCGTCCTGGTCCGTATGTGTGCGGCGAGTGGGATATGGGCGGGCTGCCGCCGTATTTGCTGCGCGATCCCACCATCCGCGTGCGCACCAAGGACGACAAGCGCTACATGGACGCGGTGGCGCGTTACATGGATGCCGTGGCGCCACGGCTTGCGCCGTTGATGGTCAGCCGCGGCGGTCCGATTCTGATGGTGCAGATCGAAAACGAGTATGCGTCATTCGGCCACGATCTCGATTATCTGCTACGCCTGCGCGCGATGTGGCAGCAGCGCGGCATCGAAGGGCCGTTCTCGATCGCCGATGGCCTGGCGGAAATCCAGAAAACACACACCTATGTGCCAGGGGCTGCGTTGGGTCTGGACGGTGATACGGATTTCGCAGCGGCCCAGCTGATCGCCGGTGAGGCGCCGGTGTGGCAGGGCGAGGGCTATCCAGGTTGGATCACGCATTGGGGCGATCTGGATTTCGCGCGCGGCAACTTTACGGGCACGTTGCGCAAGCTGCTGGCTGAAGGACGTTCGTTCAACATGTATGTGGTGCATGGCGGCACCAATTTTGGTTTCACCGCTGGCGGCAATGCGCATAACGATTATTCCGGCTTCGAGCCGGTGATCACCAGTTATGACTATGGCGCGCCCATCAACGAGCGTGGCGAAGCCACGGCCGATTACCACGCCTTCCGCAAACTGATGGCTGCGCATGTGCCGCATGCCCTCCCGGCGCCTCCGGCCGCACCACCCACGGTTCATTTCGATGAGGTATACGCCAAGCCCTTCGCCTGCATCTGGGACAACCTGCCGATGCCGGCAAGACAGGTGGAAAAGCCCAATCCCAACGAGATGCTGTTCGCGCAGGATCACGGCATGGTGATCTACCGCAAGACCCTTTCCACGGGCGGCATGCTGCATATCGAAGGCTTGCGTGACTACGGCACGGTGTTCAGTGAGGGCAAGTATCTGGATTATCTGTCGCGCGTTGAGAAGCCTGGCTTGCATGCGATGCAGCATGTGGACGTTCCGCCTCCGGCCAATGGCGCGGGCGCGATACTGGATATCCTGGTCGACAGCTTTGGCCATGTGAATTTTGGCCAAGCCATGTACGACTTCAAGGGCATCGTCGGCGCCGTTACGCTGGATGGCGAGGAATTGAAGGACTGGCAGGCGTTTCCCTTCCCGCTGGATGAAGCCTATGTCACCGGTTTGCCGCCGATGACGGCAACGTCATCGATCCGTCCCGGCATGTTTTTCAAGGCGATCATCGAGCTGGATAAGCTTGGCGATTGCTATATCGACATGAGTGCCTGGGATAAAGGCTATCTGTGGGTGAATGGCCAGTTGCTCGGCCGCTATTGGCGTATCGGTCCGCAGCAGCGGCTGTATTGCCCGGCCTCGTGGCTGGCGCACGGGCGTAACGAATTGCTGGTGTTCGACATGCACCGCGTGAGCGCAACGCCGATTAGCTGCAGTGATCGCTTGCAAGGCTGA
- a CDS encoding right-handed parallel beta-helix repeat-containing protein, with product MVSRGFGLLLLLAFPHSVFAETLYASPLGATQGPCTASTPCTLAAAQSRARALRRNGDMDVDVALREGTYRLLQPLQFSAMDSGSPEHPVRWHAAPGAHPVLIGSRAIAGQQRGALWVFPIQSADDLSSVYLDGQRREPSRTSSCSACKVDAKGLSGIPPATMRMLQVGSMVVLHVRWRDFRCAVTALGEDRVTLAQPCWHNTTLDSQSDWRVASPVGKYYSGVDGFENLVGVPVEPGSFTVDTQQHLLLYRPRTDESLLHAVIEIPVAEQLLRLGGTSDAPVHDLTFSGITFSYTGWRKPLSDDGYVGLQAGYVVDGEGRTALPDNGEGMNRIGAAVQVDTGRNIVFDRDTFAHTAAAGIAFSRGTHGAAVLNSHFFDLGGGAIFVGDTEAHPAHPDDKSSDFVIDNNRIDHVAQIYRDNVAIMAGFVNGIEIAHNTISDLPYTGISVGWGWDYEGEAPVQSSIHIVANRIERVMLQLADGGAIYTQGTSTPDTSCIVRNAIDMRHSGEGNGIYLDEHSVNFDVEHNVVLGSWISAWAPWSGHLRMVFNWTDMTLGKPDKLGVTKVWAPNFTGLRVLPAQAQAVQREAGARSGVVAQVAVPVKVRAGCLSGRIDP from the coding sequence ATGGTGAGTCGCGGTTTTGGCTTGCTGCTTCTTCTGGCATTTCCGCATTCAGTGTTTGCCGAGACACTCTACGCATCGCCCTTGGGTGCTACACAGGGACCCTGCACGGCATCCACTCCTTGCACATTGGCTGCCGCGCAATCACGTGCGCGTGCACTGCGGCGCAACGGCGATATGGACGTTGATGTCGCATTGCGCGAGGGCACCTATCGATTGCTGCAACCGCTGCAATTCTCCGCGATGGACAGTGGATCGCCAGAACATCCAGTGCGCTGGCATGCTGCGCCGGGTGCTCATCCGGTCTTGATCGGTAGCCGAGCGATAGCGGGCCAACAGCGCGGCGCGTTGTGGGTGTTTCCGATTCAGTCGGCGGATGACTTATCGAGTGTCTATCTGGATGGTCAACGTCGGGAACCCTCACGGACGTCATCGTGTTCCGCTTGCAAGGTGGACGCGAAGGGTCTGTCGGGTATTCCACCGGCGACGATGCGCATGTTGCAAGTCGGCTCGATGGTGGTGCTCCACGTGCGCTGGCGAGATTTTCGCTGCGCGGTGACCGCGCTGGGCGAAGATCGCGTGACGCTTGCGCAACCCTGCTGGCACAACACGACGCTCGATTCTCAAAGTGACTGGCGCGTGGCCAGCCCGGTGGGTAAGTACTACAGCGGTGTGGATGGGTTCGAAAATCTGGTCGGCGTGCCCGTCGAGCCAGGTAGCTTTACGGTGGATACGCAGCAGCATCTGTTGCTTTACCGGCCACGTACGGATGAATCTTTACTGCACGCCGTTATCGAGATACCCGTGGCGGAGCAACTGCTTCGACTGGGTGGCACATCCGATGCGCCGGTGCATGATCTGACGTTCTCCGGCATCACGTTTTCCTACACCGGCTGGCGCAAGCCTTTGTCTGACGATGGCTATGTAGGCTTGCAAGCGGGTTACGTTGTCGATGGAGAGGGGAGAACAGCGCTACCCGACAATGGCGAGGGTATGAACCGGATCGGCGCGGCAGTGCAGGTCGATACCGGTCGAAATATCGTCTTTGACCGGGATACCTTTGCTCATACGGCAGCCGCCGGGATTGCGTTCTCTCGCGGCACACATGGCGCTGCCGTGCTGAACTCCCACTTTTTCGACCTTGGCGGTGGTGCGATCTTCGTGGGTGATACCGAGGCACATCCTGCGCATCCTGACGACAAGTCGTCCGACTTCGTGATCGATAACAACAGGATTGACCACGTTGCGCAGATCTATCGGGATAATGTCGCGATCATGGCCGGTTTCGTGAACGGTATCGAGATCGCCCACAACACGATCAGCGACCTGCCTTACACCGGCATCTCCGTAGGCTGGGGATGGGACTATGAGGGCGAGGCGCCGGTGCAGTCATCGATCCATATTGTGGCAAACCGCATCGAACGCGTAATGCTGCAACTGGCCGACGGTGGCGCCATCTATACCCAGGGCACCTCCACGCCCGACACGTCGTGCATCGTGCGCAACGCCATCGACATGCGCCACAGCGGCGAAGGCAATGGCATCTACCTGGACGAACACAGCGTTAATTTCGATGTGGAACATAACGTGGTGCTGGGCTCCTGGATCAGTGCCTGGGCACCGTGGAGCGGCCATCTGCGCATGGTGTTCAACTGGACCGATATGACGCTTGGCAAGCCGGACAAGCTTGGGGTCACGAAGGTGTGGGCGCCGAACTTCACCGGGTTGCGCGTGTTGCCCGCGCAGGCGCAGGCGGTGCAACGCGAGGCTGGTGCGCGCAGCGGGGTCGTCGCCCAGGTCGCCGTGCCGGTCAAGGTGCGAGCGGGCTGTCTGTCGGGACGTATTGACCCTTGA
- a CDS encoding carbohydrate porin, with protein MISPFKRLNRRKILSCLLLAALPLASHADDAPLFVPQWLGAQYTFVDQNQSRVHSPYSGPLSLSPNGSTARSHTFGGYFGVQLPAHLQFYLDVEMFKGEGVSNATGLAGLTNGDIIRSGVANLGKGPYIARSYLRWTVPLGDETQAVERGQDQLPGNEATKHIEVKVGLMAVNDDFDKNRYANSTRTQFMNWSLWNNTTWDFAADTRGYTYGVMLGWIMNGWSLRYGIYRMPYEANGQRLISSLSESNGQQIELTLQPNPDGWALRFLGFDNKGNMGIYQQAIDIAEATGQAPDIHADDAPGRHKFGFGINGELPVADNGDTGFFMRTGWNDGHTESFIFTEVDRLLSGGFQLSGVHWDRPDDRLGVGIAIDGLSRIHADYLQMGGDGFLLGDGTLRYGPEQIAEVYYNIAVIHHLTISPDLQFIRNPGYNRDRGPARFAGLRAHVEF; from the coding sequence ATGATCAGTCCGTTTAAACGTCTAAACCGTCGTAAGATTTTATCGTGCCTGCTACTTGCCGCGTTGCCGCTGGCATCGCACGCCGACGATGCGCCGCTGTTCGTACCGCAATGGCTGGGCGCGCAATACACGTTTGTAGATCAGAATCAGTCGCGTGTGCATTCGCCTTACAGTGGCCCGTTGAGCCTGAGTCCGAATGGATCGACGGCGCGCTCGCATACCTTCGGCGGGTATTTCGGCGTACAGCTGCCAGCGCATTTGCAGTTCTATCTCGATGTGGAAATGTTCAAGGGCGAAGGTGTCAGCAATGCCACCGGCCTGGCCGGCCTGACCAACGGCGACATCATCCGCTCCGGCGTCGCCAATCTCGGCAAGGGACCGTACATCGCGCGCAGCTATCTGCGCTGGACCGTGCCACTGGGCGACGAAACCCAGGCCGTCGAACGCGGTCAGGATCAACTGCCAGGCAACGAAGCCACCAAACATATCGAAGTCAAGGTTGGCCTGATGGCGGTCAACGACGATTTCGACAAGAATCGCTACGCCAATTCCACACGCACGCAGTTCATGAACTGGTCGCTGTGGAACAACACTACGTGGGACTTCGCCGCGGACACGCGCGGTTATACCTATGGCGTGATGCTGGGCTGGATCATGAACGGCTGGAGTTTGCGCTACGGCATCTATCGCATGCCCTATGAAGCCAATGGCCAGCGTCTGATCTCCTCGCTAAGCGAATCGAATGGCCAGCAGATCGAATTGACGCTGCAACCAAATCCCGATGGCTGGGCGCTGCGTTTCCTTGGTTTTGACAACAAGGGCAACATGGGCATTTACCAGCAAGCCATCGATATCGCTGAAGCTACCGGCCAGGCACCGGATATCCACGCCGACGACGCACCCGGCCGGCACAAGTTCGGTTTTGGCATCAATGGCGAACTGCCGGTGGCCGATAATGGTGATACCGGCTTTTTCATGCGTACCGGCTGGAACGACGGCCACACCGAATCCTTCATCTTTACCGAAGTCGACCGCTTGCTGAGCGGCGGTTTTCAACTGTCCGGCGTGCACTGGGACCGTCCGGACGATCGCCTGGGCGTAGGTATCGCGATCGACGGCCTTTCACGCATCCATGCCGACTATCTGCAGATGGGTGGCGATGGCTTCCTGCTCGGCGACGGCACGTTGCGCTACGGACCGGAGCAGATTGCCGAGGTGTACTACAACATCGCAGTGATCCATCACCTCACCATCAGCCCGGATCTGCAGTTCATCCGCAATCCTGGCTACAACCGCGATCGCGGCCCCGCGCGCTTTGCGGGGTTGCGTGCGCATGTCGAGTTCTGA
- the typA gene encoding translational GTPase TypA has protein sequence MSIENLRNIAIVAHVDHGKTTLVDQLLKQSGTLSERTVLAERVMDSNDQEKERGITILAKNTAITWQGNRINIVDTPGHADFGGEVERVLSMVDTVLILVDAMDGPMPQTRFVTQKAFAMGFKPIVVINKIDRPGSRPEWVVEQVWDLFDRLGATPEQMDFPIVYASALNGYASLDENAREGDMTPLYQAIMDHAPKPEVDPNGPFQMRISQLDYNNFVGVIGIGRIQRGTLKKNMPVSVIDRHGKKRQGKVLQVLGFLGLERIEQDSAEAGDIVAISGIQELTISDTVCALDTPEALPALTVDEPTISMTFQVNNSPFAGNKDLSGGKFLTSRQLKDRLDREQVHNVALRVEQGSDADKFLVSGRGELHLSVLIENMRREGYELAVSRPEVIIKDIDGQKMEPIEQLVVDVEEIHQGPVMERLGIRKGQLKNMEPDGKGRVRLEYMIPARGLIGFQNQFKTLTQGSGLLFHVFDHYGPKEEGQIAKRLNGVMIANAAGTTPAYSLGPLQERGKLFAAEGDSVYEGQLVGIHAKDNDLTVNAIKPKPLTNMRASGKDDAIQLTPATKFSLEQALDFIDDDELVEVTPKEIRLRKKHLTENDRKKASRSA, from the coding sequence ATGTCCATCGAAAACCTGCGCAATATCGCCATCGTCGCCCACGTCGACCATGGCAAAACCACCCTCGTCGACCAGCTCCTGAAGCAGTCGGGCACCCTGTCCGAGCGCACCGTGCTGGCCGAACGCGTGATGGACAGCAATGACCAGGAAAAGGAACGCGGCATCACCATCCTGGCCAAGAACACCGCCATCACCTGGCAGGGCAACCGCATCAACATCGTCGATACCCCAGGCCACGCCGACTTCGGTGGTGAGGTGGAGCGTGTGTTGTCGATGGTCGATACCGTGCTGATTCTCGTCGATGCGATGGACGGCCCGATGCCGCAGACCCGCTTCGTGACGCAGAAGGCCTTCGCGATGGGCTTCAAGCCGATCGTGGTGATCAACAAGATCGACCGTCCTGGCTCCCGTCCGGAATGGGTGGTGGAACAGGTGTGGGATCTGTTCGATCGCCTCGGCGCCACGCCGGAACAGATGGATTTCCCGATCGTCTACGCCTCGGCGCTGAACGGTTACGCCTCGCTCGACGAAAATGCCCGTGAAGGCGACATGACCCCGCTGTACCAGGCCATCATGGATCACGCGCCGAAGCCGGAGGTCGACCCCAACGGTCCGTTCCAGATGCGCATCAGCCAGCTGGACTACAACAACTTTGTGGGCGTGATCGGTATCGGCCGCATCCAGCGTGGCACGCTGAAGAAGAACATGCCGGTGTCGGTGATCGACCGCCATGGCAAAAAGCGCCAGGGTAAGGTGCTGCAGGTACTCGGCTTCCTTGGCCTGGAGCGCATCGAGCAGGATTCGGCCGAAGCGGGCGACATCGTCGCCATCTCCGGCATCCAGGAGCTGACCATCTCCGACACCGTCTGCGCGCTGGACACCCCGGAAGCGCTGCCGGCGCTCACGGTCGACGAGCCGACGATCAGCATGACCTTCCAGGTGAACAACTCGCCGTTCGCCGGTAACAAGGATCTCTCGGGCGGCAAGTTCCTCACCAGCCGCCAGCTGAAGGATCGCCTGGACCGCGAGCAGGTGCACAACGTGGCGCTGCGCGTCGAGCAAGGTTCCGACGCCGACAAGTTCCTGGTGTCGGGCCGCGGCGAACTGCATTTGTCGGTGCTGATCGAGAACATGCGTCGCGAAGGCTATGAATTGGCCGTGTCGCGTCCGGAAGTGATCATCAAGGATATCGATGGCCAGAAGATGGAGCCGATCGAACAGCTGGTGGTCGACGTCGAAGAAATTCACCAAGGTCCGGTGATGGAGCGCCTCGGCATCCGCAAGGGCCAGCTGAAGAACATGGAACCGGACGGCAAGGGTCGCGTGCGCCTGGAGTACATGATCCCGGCACGTGGCCTGATCGGTTTCCAAAACCAGTTCAAGACCCTCACCCAGGGTTCGGGCCTGCTGTTCCACGTCTTCGACCATTACGGCCCGAAGGAAGAAGGCCAGATCGCCAAGCGCCTCAACGGTGTGATGATCGCCAACGCCGCCGGCACCACGCCCGCTTACTCGCTGGGGCCGCTGCAGGAACGCGGCAAGCTGTTCGCCGCCGAAGGCGACTCGGTCTATGAAGGCCAGCTGGTGGGCATCCACGCGAAGGACAACGACCTTACCGTCAACGCCATCAAGCCCAAGCCGCTGACCAACATGCGTGCCTCGGGCAAGGACGATGCGATCCAGCTCACCCCTGCCACCAAGTTCTCGCTGGAGCAGGCTCTGGACTTCATCGACGACGATGAGTTGGTTGAAGTCACACCGAAGGAAATCCGTCTGCGCAAGAAGCATCTGACGGAGAACGATCGCAAGAAGGCGTCGCGCAGCGCGTGA
- a CDS encoding glycosyl hydrolase family 79 C-terminal domain-containing protein, giving the protein MFDPSRRKLIKAAALLPLASSFARLAAAAQSLPGTPAQATFALQPEQPGRLVSDTLTGFSYETLQLANPAFFSADNHALIQLFRQLSPHGVLRIGGNTSDYTVWSEYRGTLPVQQAGKIGPKSTFVLHPQSLHALAGFLRATGWKLVFGVNLKIGVPAMAVELSRAVQQIVGDSLLAVQIGNEANNYEKDYAAFDAAWVPYAAAIRAAGVPIAGPDTGANTDWVIDYAKRHGTENVFLSRHYYRDAASNGSIPNLLAADTDFYAEVDQIMSVADGTHLPFRLSEANSYYFGGRDGVSNVFASALWGADFMLALAQRGVAGINFHGGTLESVEASLGHGVDAATTAADTSARRDAVTSRYSAIAGNAELGFQPRPLYYGMLLAQQFAGAQMLPGRLDAAGVNLTAYAALRDGAVQVALINKDPTRDASVAISGLKGFDAGKLMRLSAPSLDSRHGIVLEGIDGTAAGHSINADAHGICHVVLPRSSAAWVRWNHSV; this is encoded by the coding sequence ATGTTCGACCCCTCACGGCGCAAACTGATCAAGGCAGCCGCGCTGCTGCCGCTGGCGTCATCGTTCGCGCGACTTGCCGCAGCAGCGCAGTCGTTGCCGGGTACACCGGCACAGGCCACGTTCGCGTTGCAGCCCGAGCAGCCTGGACGACTTGTCAGTGACACGCTGACCGGATTCAGTTACGAAACCTTGCAACTGGCGAACCCCGCGTTCTTCTCGGCCGATAATCACGCATTGATACAACTGTTTCGTCAGTTGAGTCCGCATGGTGTGCTGCGCATCGGCGGCAACACCAGCGACTACACGGTGTGGAGCGAGTACCGTGGCACGCTTCCGGTACAACAAGCCGGCAAGATCGGCCCAAAGAGCACATTCGTGCTGCACCCGCAGTCGCTGCATGCGTTGGCGGGCTTTCTACGTGCCACGGGTTGGAAACTTGTCTTCGGCGTCAATCTCAAAATCGGCGTGCCGGCGATGGCGGTAGAACTGTCACGCGCGGTGCAGCAAATCGTTGGTGATTCATTGCTGGCGGTTCAGATTGGCAACGAGGCCAACAACTATGAGAAAGACTACGCGGCATTTGACGCCGCGTGGGTGCCCTATGCTGCAGCAATTCGCGCGGCGGGCGTGCCGATCGCTGGTCCCGATACCGGTGCGAATACCGATTGGGTGATCGACTACGCGAAGCGGCATGGTACGGAGAACGTGTTTCTGAGCCGCCATTATTATCGCGACGCGGCATCCAACGGTTCGATTCCGAATTTGCTCGCTGCTGACACCGACTTCTATGCAGAAGTCGATCAGATCATGAGCGTAGCGGACGGGACACATCTGCCATTCCGGCTCAGCGAAGCCAATTCTTATTACTTCGGTGGCCGTGACGGCGTCAGCAATGTCTTTGCGTCGGCATTGTGGGGTGCGGATTTCATGCTTGCGCTCGCACAGCGTGGTGTGGCCGGCATCAACTTCCATGGTGGCACCTTGGAGTCGGTGGAAGCGTCGTTGGGACATGGTGTGGATGCTGCAACCACGGCTGCCGACACGTCCGCCCGCCGTGATGCGGTCACGTCACGCTATTCGGCGATTGCGGGCAACGCGGAGCTAGGCTTCCAACCTCGGCCGTTGTACTACGGGATGTTGTTGGCACAGCAATTCGCGGGTGCACAGATGCTGCCAGGACGCCTTGATGCCGCGGGTGTAAACCTGACGGCTTACGCTGCACTACGCGATGGCGCAGTGCAGGTCGCCTTGATCAACAAGGACCCCACGCGTGACGCTTCGGTTGCGATAAGTGGTCTGAAGGGTTTCGATGCGGGCAAGTTGATGCGTCTGTCCGCGCCGTCCCTGGACAGCCGGCATGGCATCGTCCTTGAGGGCATTGATGGTACTGCAGCTGGCCATTCTATCAACGCCGACGCACACGGCATCTGTCACGTTGTATTGCCGCGCAGCAGCGCTGCATGGGTTCGATGGAATCATTCTGTTTAA